The Candidatus Campbellbacteria bacterium genomic sequence TGGTGCCTGCAGGTCTGTCGGAAACCCTGGGTACTCGTGCGTACGAAGTGAACTACAAATAAACTCTTTATTTTCTTTTGTGTTGTTGACAATACGGATTGTAGAATCAGTTGTTTCGATTGGTACACCACAGCTCTGTAAAATACGAATGGGTAATTCGAGGTGTGCGGGATTACAATTTGTAATTTCCAAACGCTCTGCGCAAAGCGCGCCAAGCACCATGTAACTTCCCGCTTCAATCCTGTCGGGAATCACCCGATATGGTTCTGATGCAGTATATGAAAGTAATTCTCCACCTGTTCCTCGAATCGTGAGTGTCATGGTACCAATTCCTTCAATACGAGCTCCACATGATTTCAAAAAATGTGCGAGTTCTGTCACCTCAGGTTCAAGAGCCACATTCTTAAGAAAAGTTGTACCGTGCGCCAAAATCGCAGACATGAGAAGTGTCTCTGTAGCGGTCACACTCTGTACCTTAAAAAATATTTCAGTACCAATGAGACCTTTTTCTGTTGTTATGGTAAATGAATCCCCATTATGATCTGCAACGCGTGCACCCATGCTTGTGTATCCATCAAGAAACAAATCGATGGGGCGCTTACCAATAACACATCCTCCGGGTGATGGAAATGAAATAGCTCCCAAACGCGACAACAGTGGGCCTGTAAGAATAATTGATGCACGTAGTTTGTGTGCAGTGTCCGTATCAAAACTACCATTTGTAATTTTTTCAGGATGAACAACAACCATATCTCCATTTCGGACAACGCGCGCACCAGCGTGCGTCAACAATGTTGTCATGTGTTCAATATCGGTTATATCTGGCACATTAGAAAAAGATACCGGCGTTTTAAAAAGTACCGCACTTGCCAATAGTGGAAGAATATGGTTTTTCGCTCCAGCAACAGCTATACGGCCAGACAACGTTTTTTTGCCATTAAGCCCTGTTACATTAAAAACATCTTGTGTTTCAGCCATAGAGATATAGTACCCCACAAAGAGTTACCAGTGGTATCATAGCATGTACAGTATGTTCATCATCTCAGTTGTCCCATTCACATCAAAATCTGTCCTCGCACCCCTTTCGTATTATTTTCAAAGGGAACTTTCAAGTGGCACACTCGTGACTATTCCTTTTGGTGCACAGCGCATAGTAGGTCTCGTTATTGAATCAAAAAGTGCACACCTTGAAAAAGCATCTATTCGTCGAGCAGACTTTTCAATGAAAAAAATTGTGAGTGTTGAATCAGAAACTGCTTTTTCAAAAGAGTACATTGAAACTTGCACCGACATTGCACGTCATCATGCAACAACACTCGGTACGGTTCTCTCAACACTTGTTTCTCATCCACTTGTGCGAGCACTTCGAGAAACAAATCGAAGTACCACAACACTCATAACGCACGCAGAAGCACCTGAAGTAAAAATTTTCGAAGATACAGACGACTCTCGTATTAGCAGATACAAAGCATTAACGCGAGAATCATTTGCACACGCACTGTCTGTATGCATCGTGTGCCCAACAATTGCTGAAGCGGAACGTTTAGGACAACATCTTATAAAAGGAATTGAGGGAAGATGTTTTGTACTTACCGGACGGCTCACTCCCAAAAAAATATTTGAGACCTATACAAGTATACTTGAAGCACAACACTCGATCCTCGTCATCACCACACCTTCACTTGCCTTTTTTCCACGACACGACATGGGACTCTATGTTGTAGAACATGAATCATCCCTCAATTACAAACAACGCGAACGTCCATATCTTGATTACCGATTCTGCATTGAATCATTCGCACGGCATCAAAAGTGCGACGCAATACTCGGAGATTCTTTCTTGCGAATTGAAACACTCTATCGATACTATCAACATACACTCTCAGAAGTTGCCCGCCCATCTCTCCGGCAAGAAAGTGCAAACGTCATACACATTGTTGATATGCGCACACAGCGTTCTGGAGAAAGTGCCCCTCCACTACCACTTTTCTCAAAAGAATCCCGCCTCGCAATTGCTGGCGCACTAGAAGAAAAACGCCGTCTCTTTATTTTCTGTGTTCGAAAAGGGTTTGCGCCATTCACGGTGTGCAGAGATTGTGGCCACATCCTTTCATGTGACGCATGCGATGCGCCTATGGTGTTGTACGGCTTAAAAGATGTTCAAGAATCCCGTTCATTTAAATGTAACCGCTGTGGAAAATCAAAAAATGCACGAACGGTGTGTCCGGTATGCTCGAGTTGGCGACTAGAAGCATACGGTGTTGGTATCGAACGTATTCTCGATTTCTTAAAGACTCATCATCCTACAGCACTCACATTTGTGGTAAGTAGAGACACAACAACGACTCCGCAAAGTGCACAAAAAGTGGTAGATGCGTGGGAAAAAACTTCCTCCGGTATTTTATTGGGAACAGAAATGTCACTTCCACACATACGTCCAAAATCTGCACATAGTGGTATCGTTGCGTCCCTCGACACACTCACCTTTTTACCTGATTTTCATATGGGCGAACGCGTGTTCCATCTTGTAACAACTCTTGCTTCACTTGTTTCGCAACGACTGTATATTCAAACACGCACTCCTGAATACACATCTCTAGTATATGCAAAAGCAGGAGATGGAATGGGAATGTACCGATACGAGGAAGCTTCTCGAAAAAAATTCGGCTATCCACCATTTACTCTATTCATAAAAATTTCAAGACATGGAGACAAAGAAACTGTTCTTAAAGAATTGAAC encodes the following:
- the murA gene encoding UDP-N-acetylglucosamine 1-carboxyvinyltransferase, whose amino-acid sequence is MAETQDVFNVTGLNGKKTLSGRIAVAGAKNHILPLLASAVLFKTPVSFSNVPDITDIEHMTTLLTHAGARVVRNGDMVVVHPEKITNGSFDTDTAHKLRASIILTGPLLSRLGAISFPSPGGCVIGKRPIDLFLDGYTSMGARVADHNGDSFTITTEKGLIGTEIFFKVQSVTATETLLMSAILAHGTTFLKNVALEPEVTELAHFLKSCGARIEGIGTMTLTIRGTGGELLSYTASEPYRVIPDRIEAGSYMVLGALCAERLEITNCNPAHLELPIRILQSCGVPIETTDSTIRIVNNTKENKEFICSSLRTHEYPGFPTDLQAPFTVFFTQTNGESIVEEMIFEGRLGYTKDLVYMGATIDIAHPHRAVVRGPCKLTGRELYTPDLRAGLAYIIAACVAKGTSRVHNVHFIDRGYEQCEEKLRAIGVSIERMAQ